In Humulus lupulus chromosome 7, drHumLupu1.1, whole genome shotgun sequence, the following are encoded in one genomic region:
- the LOC133792602 gene encoding 2-oxoglutarate-dependent dioxygenase 19-like, producing the protein MAATDHDVSIMSVKVVSDDWLDTTVSSSLTSKYEFAVKPSDEEVVDSDDSEYSIPTIDISLLTSPDLHQRSKILHDLHKACQEWGYFQLINHGISETVMKKMMEACEGFFNMSEEEKKEFQGSRDVLDPINWGTNFNCNTVGKKFLFWRQFLKLYVHPQFNSPYKPLGFSEVAEEYCKRTREICGVLMRAMSEALGLEPNCLEKATNWDEGCDVLASNYYPTCPDPDQVIGLPPHTDPGLVNLLVQNDVGGLQFLHKSGKWVQWKAMPNTIIVDLGEQMQILTNDLYKSVTHRAVVNNKSTRISIVSAHGPAVNAKVVPIPELLEALGQAPAYPGIPYNEYLQLQRTSHSFLKPTLDIIRLES; encoded by the exons ATGGCTGCAACAGATCATGATGTGTCGATTATGAGTGTGAAAGTAGTGAGCGATGATTGGTTAGATACTACAGTTTCTTCTTCATTGACATCGAAATATGAGTTTGCGGTGAAACCGAGTGATGAAGAAGTAGTGGACTCTGATGACTCTGAGTATTCAATCCCCACCATTGATATCTCCCTTCTCACCTCTCCTGACCTTCATCAACGCTCCAAAATCCTCCATGACCTCCACAAGGCATGTCAGGAATGGGGTTACTTCcag TTGATAAATCATGGAATTTCGGAGACTGTAATGAAGAAAATGATGGAAGCATGTGAGGGTTTTTTCAACATGAGCGAAGAGGAGAAGAAAGAGTTCCAAGGGTCTAGAGACGTGTTGGACCCTATCAATTGGGGAACCAATTTCAATTGCAATACAGTTGGCAAGAAATTCCTTTTTTGGAGGCAATTTTTGAAGCTCTATGTTCATCCTCAATTCAATTCCCCTTACAAACCACTTGGTTTCAG tGAGGTGGCAGAAGAATATTgtaaaagaacaagagaaatATGTGGAGTGTTAATGAGAGCAATGTCTGAGGCATTAGGGTTGGAACCAAATTGCTTAGAGAAGGCAACGAATTGGGATGAAGGATGTGATGTGTTGGCTTCAAACTATTATCCAACTTGTCCAGACCCTGACCAGGTTATTGGACTCCCACCTCACACTGATCCAGGCCTTGTGAATCTTCTTGTCCAAAACGACGTCGGAGGACTTCAATTCCTTCACAAATCAGGAAAATGGGTTCAATGGAAAGCCATGCCTAACACCATTATTGTTGACCTTGGTGAACAAAtgcag ATCCTTACCAATGACCTGTACAAGAGTGTGACACATAGAGCAGTGGTGAATAACAAAAGCACAAGAATATCAATAGTGTCAGCACATGGACCAGCAGTGAACGCCAAGGTCGTACCAATACCAGAGCTTTTAGAAGCATTGGGCCAAGCCCCGGCTTATCCAGGGATTCCATACAATGAATACTTGCAACTTCAACGAACCTCCCACTCTTTCCTCAAACCCACTCTCGACATAATAAGATTGGAATCATAA